A region of Neomonachus schauinslandi unplaced genomic scaffold, ASM220157v2 HiC_scaffold_2128, whole genome shotgun sequence DNA encodes the following proteins:
- the LOC123323901 gene encoding olfactory receptor 2AJ1-like, producing MMGHENHSFTSDFILLGLFSSSQSSLVFISFIFIIFIMTITENTIMILLILRDSRLHTPMYFLLSHLSFMDILHISNIVPKMVTDFLSGSRTISFAGCGFQIFLSLTLLGGECLLLAAMSYDHYVAICHPLRYPIFMNDYVRILMARGSWIVGTVNFIVHTAYALQLPFCGPRAIDHFFCEVPAMLKLSCVDTTLYERGVYVSGLIFLLVPSSLILASYVQILLTVLQMKSSEAQKKSFSTCSFHMIVVTMYYGPFMFTYMRPKSYHTPGQDKYLAIFYTILTPTLNPIIYSFRNKDVLKAMKNM from the coding sequence ATGATGGGGCATGAGAATCACAGTTTCAccagtgatttcattcttttaggactcttttcttcttctcaatcaagtctagttttcatctcctttatattcatcatttttattatgactataacagaaaacacaatcatgATCCTACTTATCCTCAGGGACTCAAGACTCCATACTCCAATGTATTTCCTGCTCAGCCATCTGTCTTTCATGGACATCTTGCATATTTCCAACATTGTTCCCAAAATGGTCACTGACTTTCTTTCAGGCAGCAGAACTATTTCATTCGCAGGTTGTGGCTTCCAGATATTTCTatccctcaccctcctgggtGGTGAGTGCCTTCTCCTGGCGGCAATGTCTTACGATCACTATGTAGCCATCTGTCACCCACTGCGCTATCCCATTTTTATGAATGACTATGTCCGCATTCTCATGGCTAGAGGGTCCTGGATTGTTGGGACCGTCAACTTCATAGTCCACACAGCTTATGCACTCCAGTTGCCCTTCTGTGGCCCAAGAGccattgatcactttttctgtgaagtcccTGCCATGTTGAAGTTGTCCTGTGTGGACACAACACTCTATGAACGAGGAGTTTATGTAAgtggcttaatttttctccttgtcccttcctccctaatccttgcttcttatgtccaaattctccttactgttcttcaaatgaaatcatcagaagcacagaaaaagtcattttctacctGTTCCTTCCACATGATTGTGGTCACAATGTACTATGGGCCATTTATGTTCACATACATGAGACCCAAATCATACCACACTCCGGGCCAGgacaaatatttggcaatattctataccatcctcacacccacactgaaccctatcatctacagttttaggaataaagatgttctgaaggcaatgaaaaatatg